One genomic region from Jiangella sp. DSM 45060 encodes:
- the purN gene encoding phosphoribosylglycinamide formyltransferase translates to MTCRIVVLVSGTGSNLAALLDACADPSYGATVVAVGADRDGIRALDLAAEAGVPTFVERVKDHPERADWDRALAERTAEHAPDLIVSAGFLKLVGPAFLSRFGDRYLNTHNALLPSFPGIHGPRDALAYGVRITGATLFFVDEGVDTGPIVAQVAVPVHDDDTEDTLTERIKVAERVQLVDWVGRLAREGWTITERKVTIP, encoded by the coding sequence GTGACCTGCCGGATCGTGGTGCTGGTCTCGGGTACCGGCAGCAACCTCGCCGCCCTGCTCGACGCGTGCGCCGACCCCTCCTACGGTGCGACGGTGGTGGCCGTCGGCGCCGACCGTGACGGTATCCGCGCGCTCGACCTCGCCGCCGAGGCCGGCGTGCCGACGTTCGTCGAGCGGGTGAAGGACCATCCCGAGCGCGCCGACTGGGACCGCGCGCTGGCCGAGCGGACCGCCGAGCACGCACCCGACCTCATCGTGTCGGCGGGCTTCCTCAAGCTGGTCGGCCCGGCCTTCCTGAGCCGGTTCGGCGACCGCTACCTCAACACCCACAACGCGCTGCTGCCGTCGTTCCCGGGCATCCACGGCCCCCGCGACGCGCTCGCGTACGGCGTCAGGATCACCGGCGCCACCCTGTTCTTCGTCGACGAAGGGGTCGACACCGGCCCGATCGTCGCGCAGGTCGCCGTCCCGGTGCACGACGACGACACCGAGGACACCCTCACCGAGCGCATCAAGGTCGCCGAGCGCGTCCAGCTGGTCGACTGGGTCGGCCGGCTGGCCCGCGAGGGCTGGACCATCACCGAGAGAAAGGTCACCATCCCGTGA